One bacterium genomic window carries:
- a CDS encoding sugar phosphate nucleotidyltransferase has protein sequence MIHAVIMAGGKGERFWPLSREKTPKQLLRIVGAKTMIEATVSRLSPLVPPSRIWIATAGDQAPAVGALLPEVPGEQIISEPVGRNTAPCIVLAALAIARVDPSATMLVLPADHVISPASEFRNTLRSCAAVAEKTGRLVTIGISPRGPATGYGYIKRGIKPVISGPRQFWQVERFIEKPDLARARRLVRSPRYTWNSGMFVWTVAAFLSSAEEHLPAIVKGLAPYRNLPARRLGSFLREVYPRLPSVSVDYGLMEKARGVLVTGASFSWDDVGSWDALAAHLPAAPGPGGNRCRGSFLGHDAAGCLSFSTGPLVALEGVRDLVVVATGDAVLVCPRGRSQEVREIVAGLKKAGKTDLL, from the coding sequence ATGATACACGCGGTGATTATGGCGGGAGGGAAGGGGGAACGTTTCTGGCCGTTGAGCCGGGAAAAAACCCCGAAGCAGCTTTTGCGGATCGTGGGGGCAAAAACCATGATCGAGGCCACCGTTTCCCGGCTTTCCCCCCTGGTCCCTCCGTCGCGGATATGGATTGCCACCGCCGGAGACCAGGCCCCCGCTGTCGGGGCGCTGCTCCCCGAGGTTCCCGGTGAGCAGATAATCAGCGAGCCCGTGGGGCGGAACACCGCTCCCTGCATCGTTCTGGCGGCTCTGGCCATCGCCCGGGTGGACCCGTCCGCGACCATGCTCGTCCTTCCCGCCGACCATGTCATCTCGCCGGCCTCGGAGTTCCGCAACACCTTGCGCTCCTGCGCCGCCGTCGCCGAAAAGACCGGGCGCCTGGTCACCATCGGCATCTCGCCCCGTGGGCCCGCCACGGGATACGGATATATCAAGCGGGGGATCAAGCCCGTTATTTCCGGGCCCCGGCAATTCTGGCAGGTGGAACGGTTTATCGAAAAGCCCGATCTCGCCCGAGCCCGGCGCTTGGTGCGCAGTCCCCGCTATACCTGGAACAGCGGTATGTTCGTGTGGACCGTCGCCGCATTTCTCTCCTCGGCGGAAGAGCACCTCCCCGCCATCGTCAAGGGGTTGGCCCCCTACCGGAATCTTCCCGCCCGCCGGCTCGGATCGTTTCTCCGGGAAGTATATCCCCGCCTGCCGTCGGTTTCCGTGGATTACGGGCTTATGGAAAAGGCGCGGGGAGTCCTGGTGACGGGCGCCTCTTTTTCCTGGGACGACGTCGGCTCCTGGGACGCGCTCGCCGCCCACCTCCCCGCCGCCCCCGGGCCGGGGGGCAACCGGTGCCGGGGATCGTTCCTCGGTCATGACGCCGCCGGCTGCCTTTCTTTCAGCACCGGCCCGCTGGTGGCTCTGGAGGGGGTGAGGGACCTGGTCGTCGTCGCCACCGGGGACGCGGTCCTGGTCTGTCCCCGGGGCCGGAGCCAGGAAGTCAGGGAGATCGTAGCGGGCCTGAAAAAGGCGGGGAAGACGGACCTGCTGTAG
- a CDS encoding UDP binding domain-containing protein, with the protein MTSRNSRSCSISPSGESFPLPAPEDYDAEYRQLESLAAAARKEGKEVVVVMGVGFVGAVMAAIIADARGPGGERSKFVIGCQRPSVRSYWKIPLLNRGESPVKAEDPEVNELISRCVLEEKTLIATYNSDCLRLADCVVVDVQCDFVKKDLGRMKTGEADMAALEATIRTIGERIRPECLVLIETTVAPGTTEFVAWPILKKAFSQRGIDTEPLLAHSFERVMPGRNYVASIRDFWRVCAGCSPAARDRVEKFLREVLNTADYPLTVMDRPIESETTKIVENSYRAVILAFLNEWSVFAERNGVDLIKVIRAVRMRPTHSNIIFPGPGIGGYCLPKDGGLGYWAYRHLLGFEDGDSLFKITPAAIDINDTRALHVAELTRDALRNMGRYIAGSEVLLCGASYRQDVGDSRYSGSEMVVRKLTEMGAEIRVHDPYLEHWYEFEKQDVYPAPGHSWSRFFRNQEGLQNLRVSKDLPAALSGVEALILAVPHSQYLGLDPDEVVAWAGGPIAVIDCFGILSDDDVRRYFRSGCEVKALGRGHIQRLKEETRKQRP; encoded by the coding sequence ATGACGTCCCGCAATTCTCGAAGCTGTTCGATCAGTCCCTCGGGGGAGAGCTTCCCCCTTCCCGCCCCCGAAGATTACGACGCTGAATACCGGCAACTCGAATCTCTGGCGGCGGCGGCCCGTAAAGAGGGGAAGGAAGTGGTGGTGGTGATGGGGGTCGGCTTCGTCGGCGCGGTGATGGCCGCGATTATCGCCGATGCCCGCGGCCCGGGGGGAGAGCGCAGCAAGTTCGTCATCGGCTGCCAGCGCCCGAGCGTGCGCAGCTACTGGAAAATTCCCCTGCTCAACCGGGGGGAGTCTCCGGTCAAGGCCGAAGATCCGGAGGTGAACGAACTCATCTCCCGCTGCGTGCTGGAGGAGAAGACTCTCATCGCCACCTATAACAGCGATTGTCTGCGGTTGGCCGATTGCGTTGTGGTCGACGTGCAGTGCGATTTCGTCAAAAAGGACCTGGGGCGGATGAAGACCGGAGAGGCGGATATGGCCGCCCTGGAAGCAACGATCCGGACCATCGGCGAGAGGATACGTCCCGAATGCCTGGTGTTGATCGAGACTACGGTCGCTCCCGGAACCACCGAGTTCGTGGCCTGGCCCATCTTGAAGAAAGCCTTCTCCCAACGGGGGATCGACACCGAACCTCTTCTCGCCCACAGTTTCGAGCGGGTGATGCCGGGAAGAAATTACGTCGCCAGCATCCGCGATTTCTGGCGGGTCTGTGCGGGGTGCTCTCCCGCCGCCCGCGACCGGGTGGAGAAATTCCTCAGGGAGGTCCTCAACACCGCCGACTATCCGCTCACGGTCATGGACAGACCGATAGAATCGGAGACGACCAAGATCGTCGAAAATTCCTACCGGGCCGTAATCCTGGCATTTCTCAACGAATGGAGCGTCTTCGCCGAACGCAACGGAGTCGATCTGATCAAGGTGATCCGGGCCGTACGGATGCGACCCACCCATAGCAACATCATTTTCCCCGGTCCCGGCATCGGCGGTTACTGTCTGCCCAAGGACGGAGGGTTGGGCTATTGGGCTTATCGTCACCTTCTCGGTTTCGAAGACGGAGACAGCCTTTTCAAGATCACCCCGGCCGCCATCGATATCAACGACACCCGGGCCTTGCATGTGGCCGAACTCACCCGCGACGCTCTGCGGAACATGGGGCGCTACATCGCGGGGTCCGAAGTGCTCCTCTGCGGCGCCAGTTACCGGCAGGACGTCGGCGACAGCCGCTACAGCGGGAGCGAGATGGTGGTAAGGAAACTGACCGAGATGGGGGCCGAGATCCGCGTTCACGACCCCTACCTGGAACACTGGTACGAATTCGAGAAGCAGGACGTCTACCCGGCGCCCGGACACTCCTGGTCGCGGTTTTTCCGTAACCAGGAAGGACTGCAGAACCTGCGCGTGAGCAAGGATCTTCCCGCCGCCCTGTCCGGGGTGGAGGCCCTGATCCTGGCGGTTCCCCATTCCCAGTACCTCGGTCTCGATCCGGACGAGGTCGTGGCCTGGGCCGGCGGCCCGATCGCCGTTATCGACTGCTTCGGCATCCTCTCCGATGACGACGTCAGGCGCTATTTCCGCAGCGGCTGCGAAGTCAAGGCTTTGGGGCGGGGCCATATCCAGCGGCTCAAGGAAGAAACCCGGAAACAGCGCCCCTGA
- a CDS encoding phosphoribosyl-AMP cyclohydrolase: MNEREEGTELTLDWSKIAKVASACPDVIPVAVQNADTGEIILVAYTNEQAFHETCRSGNLVLWSTSRNELWEKGKTSGETFALVDALVNCEQNSLVYRVRPRRGGICHTRNAAGEPRNCYYRRIDPETLKLEIINA, translated from the coding sequence ATGAACGAGCGTGAAGAAGGAACCGAGCTGACGCTCGACTGGAGCAAAATCGCCAAGGTGGCGTCCGCCTGTCCGGATGTAATTCCGGTCGCGGTGCAGAACGCCGACACCGGCGAGATCATCCTGGTGGCTTACACCAACGAGCAAGCTTTTCACGAAACCTGCCGGAGCGGAAACCTGGTGCTCTGGAGCACGTCGCGCAACGAGCTCTGGGAAAAGGGAAAAACCTCGGGAGAAACCTTCGCCCTGGTGGACGCCCTGGTGAACTGCGAGCAGAATTCCCTGGTCTATCGGGTGCGCCCCCGCCGGGGAGGCATCTGCCACACCCGCAACGCGGCCGGAGAACCCAGAAACTGCTATTACCGGCGGATCGACCCCGAAACATTGAAGTTGGAAATTATCAACGCCTAA
- the ruvX gene encoding Holliday junction resolvase RuvX — protein MPPPATRILGIDYGEKRMGLALSDPLGITAQPLETLEVESLGKTLKSLEALLGEKEVERVVIGLPLNMDGSEGAMAARARKFGARLQGRTGRPVDYWDERLTSVASERVLIEAGLSRDRRRRTADRLAAALILASYLEWRRRV, from the coding sequence ATGCCCCCTCCGGCCACAAGGATTTTGGGAATCGACTATGGGGAAAAACGCATGGGATTAGCGTTGAGCGACCCCCTGGGAATCACCGCCCAGCCCCTGGAAACCCTGGAAGTGGAGAGCTTGGGAAAAACATTGAAGAGCTTGGAGGCGCTGCTCGGCGAAAAGGAAGTGGAGCGGGTCGTGATCGGCCTCCCCCTGAACATGGACGGAAGCGAGGGGGCCATGGCCGCCCGGGCCCGGAAGTTCGGCGCCCGGCTCCAGGGCCGCACCGGGCGCCCCGTCGACTACTGGGACGAGCGGCTGACCTCGGTCGCCTCCGAACGGGTGTTGATCGAGGCCGGACTTTCCCGGGACCGCCGCCGTCGTACCGCCGATCGCCTGGCGGCGGCACTCATTCTCGCTTCCTACCTGGAATGGAGACGTCGTGTCTAG
- a CDS encoding sugar ABC transporter permease, which translates to MTDTSRQHRRLAPYLYILPAFVVILVFQLLPMVYAFFLSFFRWDMINRAGPQFVGLRNYIILFQDGDFWLSLLNTSIFALGSIVLGLGASLAVAILLSKGIRFLGGFRTAYFIPYVASMTAIAIVWRGIFQPRGLINAVIKQAADLLPGLIPASLTEIRWLQEPGWARLAIVIFVVWKTMGFNILIFLTRLLEINPSYYEAAEIDGANSLGKFRFITWPQLMPTTLFLLSISTIFAFQMFIPVYILTPDGGPLKSTTTTVFYLYKTAFSSNLFGYACAIAYALFFIILILTLLQRRILGTGNTGE; encoded by the coding sequence TTGACCGATACCAGCCGCCAGCACCGCCGTTTAGCTCCGTATCTGTACATTCTCCCCGCCTTCGTCGTCATCCTCGTCTTTCAGCTTCTGCCCATGGTCTACGCTTTTTTCCTGAGTTTTTTCCGCTGGGACATGATCAACCGGGCCGGCCCCCAATTCGTGGGGCTGCGCAATTACATCATCCTTTTTCAGGACGGTGACTTCTGGCTCTCCCTGCTCAATACCTCCATCTTCGCCCTGGGCTCGATCGTGCTGGGACTGGGGGCGTCTCTGGCGGTGGCGATCCTCCTGAGCAAAGGCATCCGCTTCCTGGGGGGGTTCAGGACGGCCTACTTCATACCATACGTGGCTTCGATGACGGCCATCGCCATCGTCTGGAGAGGGATTTTTCAGCCACGCGGCCTGATCAACGCCGTGATCAAACAGGCGGCGGATCTTCTCCCCGGGCTGATCCCGGCCTCGCTTACCGAAATCCGCTGGCTCCAGGAACCGGGCTGGGCGCGCCTGGCCATCGTCATTTTCGTGGTCTGGAAGACCATGGGGTTCAACATCCTCATCTTCCTTACCCGCTTGCTGGAGATCAACCCCTCCTACTACGAGGCGGCGGAAATCGACGGCGCCAACTCTCTGGGCAAGTTCCGTTTCATCACCTGGCCCCAACTGATGCCGACCACGCTTTTCCTGCTCTCCATCTCCACCATCTTCGCTTTTCAGATGTTTATCCCCGTCTACATCCTCACGCCCGACGGAGGACCCCTGAAAAGCACCACCACCACCGTTTTTTATCTCTATAAAACCGCCTTCTCCAGCAACCTTTTCGGGTACGCCTGCGCCATCGCCTACGCCCTTTTCTTTATCATCCTCATCCTCACCCTGCTCCAACGCCGGATTCTGGGAACGGGGAATACCGGGGAATGA
- a CDS encoding DUF4282 domain-containing protein: MEEKQGLIGMIFDLSFENFVTVRVIKALLILAMIFNAIWTIAIIVMGFKTGVLAGIVILILSPIIYLLLMLIARIYLELIIVFFRVADELKSIRLKIGGTAVEKLEE; the protein is encoded by the coding sequence ATGGAGGAGAAGCAAGGCTTGATCGGGATGATCTTCGATCTCTCGTTCGAGAACTTCGTCACGGTCAGAGTCATCAAAGCGCTCCTGATCCTGGCCATGATCTTCAACGCTATCTGGACGATCGCCATCATCGTCATGGGCTTCAAGACCGGGGTTTTGGCGGGGATCGTGATCCTGATCCTCTCCCCGATCATCTATCTGCTTCTGATGCTGATCGCCCGCATTTACCTGGAGCTGATCATCGTCTTCTTCCGGGTGGCGGACGAGCTCAAGAGCATCAGGCTCAAGATCGGCGGGACCGCCGTCGAGAAGCTGGAAGAATAG
- a CDS encoding ABC transporter substrate-binding protein, whose amino-acid sequence MNIRPAIGTLLAVLLLCCGCSGASREGGPEEGKVEIRFWHAMGGPLGEVLGEMIDEFNRAHPESFIRAESMGSYEALKQKLLASIIAGNQPDMAQAYEAWISTLLGGEALVDLGELDPEFREEDLDDFYPVFIDDSLYLDKLYSLPFNKSVPVIYYNRDMFRRAGLDPDLPPRTWDEFVEVSRKLTRDLDGDGKPDQWGHKFTDHATYFECLLVQNGGSIIDPESGRMAFNSERGVEALSFLVDLVRTYEAADFYLGGYQHQVDFAAQNVGMIVASCVSRSFMTKQLNFDWGMAPLLEKERPGSLVYGTNIVIFSRSSRRKQEAAWRFIKWFTSPEQTARWSIRTNYVPVRRSALDLPVMKSAIAEKPSTAVPIRALEYGFFEPRMAQWLRVREYLGDAVKEALLLKLTPKQALDRAVAKGELWL is encoded by the coding sequence GTGAATATTCGACCGGCGATAGGCACCCTGCTGGCGGTTCTCCTTCTCTGCTGCGGCTGTTCGGGAGCGTCACGGGAAGGAGGACCGGAGGAAGGAAAGGTAGAAATCCGCTTCTGGCACGCCATGGGGGGGCCGCTGGGGGAAGTTCTGGGCGAGATGATCGACGAGTTCAACCGAGCCCATCCCGAATCGTTCATACGCGCCGAGAGCATGGGCAGTTACGAGGCCCTGAAGCAGAAACTGCTGGCCTCGATCATCGCCGGGAACCAGCCCGACATGGCTCAGGCCTACGAAGCCTGGATCTCGACGCTCCTCGGGGGCGAGGCGTTGGTCGATCTCGGGGAACTCGACCCCGAATTCCGCGAGGAGGACCTGGACGATTTCTACCCCGTCTTCATCGACGACAGCCTCTACCTGGACAAACTCTACTCGCTCCCCTTCAACAAGAGCGTTCCCGTCATCTACTACAACCGGGACATGTTCCGCCGGGCCGGCCTCGACCCCGACCTTCCTCCCCGGACCTGGGACGAGTTCGTCGAGGTTTCGCGGAAACTGACCCGCGACCTGGACGGCGACGGGAAACCGGATCAATGGGGGCACAAGTTTACCGACCACGCCACCTATTTCGAGTGCCTGTTGGTTCAGAACGGAGGCAGCATCATCGACCCCGAAAGCGGCAGGATGGCTTTCAATTCCGAACGGGGGGTGGAGGCGCTTTCTTTCCTCGTCGACCTGGTCCGCACCTACGAAGCCGCCGATTTCTATCTGGGGGGATATCAGCACCAGGTGGATTTCGCCGCCCAGAACGTGGGAATGATCGTCGCTTCCTGCGTGTCCCGTTCCTTCATGACCAAGCAGCTCAACTTCGACTGGGGCATGGCCCCGCTTCTGGAAAAAGAACGCCCGGGTTCGCTGGTCTACGGAACCAACATCGTGATTTTCTCCCGTTCCTCCCGCCGGAAACAGGAAGCGGCCTGGCGTTTCATCAAATGGTTTACCTCTCCGGAGCAGACCGCCCGATGGTCGATCCGCACCAACTACGTTCCCGTCCGGCGCTCCGCGCTCGATCTTCCGGTGATGAAAAGCGCCATCGCGGAAAAACCTTCGACGGCGGTTCCCATCCGCGCCCTCGAGTATGGGTTTTTCGAACCGCGCATGGCGCAATGGCTCCGGGTGAGGGAATATCTGGGGGACGCCGTCAAGGAAGCGCTGCTGCTCAAGCTTACTCCGAAGCAGGCACTCGACCGGGCCGTGGCCAAGGGGGAACTCTGGTTGTAG
- the hisA gene encoding 1-(5-phosphoribosyl)-5-[(5-phosphoribosylamino)methylideneamino]imidazole-4-carboxamide isomerase: protein MIVYPAVDIKGGRCVRLYQGRPDRETVYEDDPLAAAARWAAAGASWLHVVDLDGAFAGFPVNHRLIGNIAAASGVRVQAGGGVRKMETIETLLEAGISRVIVGSRAVRDPDFAQAAVREFGKRVIPSIDSRDGEVLLQGWSERAGAGAETVGIEFRKMGYASTVLTDVSGDGTLAGPDLPGIERFLEATGLKVIAAGGVSSLEDIRNLKCLESKGLEGVITGKAIYDGTLDLRAALAVG from the coding sequence ATGATCGTTTATCCCGCGGTCGACATCAAAGGCGGCCGATGCGTGCGGCTCTACCAGGGCCGTCCCGATCGGGAGACGGTCTATGAAGACGATCCCCTGGCGGCGGCCGCGCGGTGGGCGGCCGCGGGCGCTTCCTGGCTTCATGTCGTCGACCTGGACGGAGCTTTCGCGGGTTTTCCGGTCAACCACCGCCTGATCGGGAACATCGCCGCCGCCAGCGGCGTTCGGGTCCAGGCCGGCGGCGGTGTGAGGAAGATGGAGACGATCGAAACCCTCCTGGAAGCGGGGATATCCCGGGTTATCGTCGGCAGCCGGGCGGTCCGGGACCCCGATTTCGCCCAAGCCGCGGTCCGCGAGTTCGGGAAGAGGGTGATACCCTCCATCGATTCCCGCGACGGGGAAGTGCTGCTGCAAGGTTGGTCGGAACGGGCCGGGGCGGGGGCCGAAACCGTGGGGATCGAGTTCCGGAAGATGGGATACGCATCGACCGTGCTCACCGACGTCTCCGGCGACGGAACCCTGGCCGGGCCGGATCTGCCCGGGATCGAGCGTTTCCTCGAGGCTACCGGTCTCAAGGTCATCGCCGCCGGCGGGGTATCGAGCCTGGAAGACATCCGCAACCTGAAATGCCTGGAAAGCAAGGGGTTGGAGGGGGTCATCACCGGGAAGGCGATCTACGACGGGACCCTCGACCTCCGGGCCGCCCTGGCCGTCGGCTGA
- a CDS encoding carbohydrate ABC transporter permease, translated as MKIGFGKPIKYLLLAGGALAMVAPFLWMVSTSLKSPLEVLSSQIRLVPSLKKYVEYGGSEEQVEFAWEADLRRELSLGEGGIVASLGPASGEAAVLAGAFKRYLEGLPDVFLEFDSRVAAGAGLDALWNETLGKAAVGGPAAESLAALKRTLDEVGASARYRQREVEVVVIGGEFRGRRFEVAPEKIIYRRLLWSNYVRAWLSAPFGRYFLNSIVMSLGVTAGQILTSALAAYAFARMRFRFKEGLFMILLATMMVPKQVILIPDYAILSSLHWINTYYVLIVPFIAAVFGIYFLRQHFETLPQDLFDAASIDGCSQLRTLFQIVLPLSKGVLITVSLFTFIMTWNSLLWPLVMTNTPEMRPLQVGLAVFNQESGTEWELLMAASTFSILPLLAIFFLAQKQFIEGITRSGMKD; from the coding sequence ATGAAGATAGGTTTCGGAAAACCGATCAAGTATCTGCTGCTGGCGGGGGGGGCTTTGGCGATGGTCGCCCCCTTTCTCTGGATGGTGTCGACCTCCCTGAAATCGCCGTTGGAAGTGCTCTCCTCCCAGATCCGCCTCGTTCCTTCCCTGAAAAAGTATGTCGAGTACGGCGGGAGCGAGGAACAGGTGGAGTTCGCCTGGGAGGCGGACCTGCGCCGGGAGCTTTCGCTGGGGGAGGGCGGCATCGTCGCTTCCCTCGGCCCCGCATCCGGGGAGGCCGCGGTCTTGGCCGGAGCTTTCAAGCGATACCTGGAAGGCCTGCCCGATGTTTTTCTGGAGTTCGATTCCCGCGTCGCCGCCGGGGCCGGACTGGACGCGCTCTGGAACGAAACCCTGGGAAAAGCGGCCGTCGGCGGGCCCGCCGCGGAGTCGTTGGCGGCCCTCAAGCGAACCCTGGACGAGGTCGGGGCTTCGGCACGTTACCGCCAGCGGGAGGTGGAGGTGGTGGTCATCGGCGGGGAATTCCGCGGGCGTCGGTTCGAGGTCGCCCCCGAAAAAATCATCTATCGCCGTCTGCTTTGGTCCAATTACGTCCGGGCTTGGCTGTCCGCGCCGTTCGGCCGGTACTTTCTCAACAGCATCGTCATGTCGCTGGGGGTGACCGCCGGGCAGATCCTGACCTCGGCGTTGGCCGCCTACGCCTTCGCGCGGATGCGTTTCAGGTTCAAGGAGGGGCTTTTCATGATCCTGCTGGCGACGATGATGGTTCCCAAGCAGGTTATTCTCATTCCCGATTACGCCATTCTTTCCTCCCTGCACTGGATCAACACCTACTACGTCCTCATCGTTCCTTTCATCGCCGCGGTTTTCGGGATTTATTTTCTGCGCCAGCATTTCGAAACGCTCCCCCAGGATCTTTTCGACGCCGCCAGCATCGACGGGTGCTCGCAGCTGCGCACGCTTTTTCAGATCGTGCTCCCTCTTTCCAAGGGGGTTCTGATCACGGTGTCCCTCTTCACCTTCATCATGACCTGGAATTCCCTGCTCTGGCCCCTGGTCATGACCAACACGCCGGAAATGCGCCCGCTGCAGGTCGGTCTGGCGGTTTTCAACCAGGAAAGCGGGACCGAATGGGAGCTGTTGATGGCGGCCTCGACGTTTTCGATCCTTCCGCTTCTGGCCATCTTTTTCCTGGCGCAGAAGCAGTTCATCGAAGGAATCACCCGCTCGGGGATGAAGGACTGA
- a CDS encoding PAS domain S-box protein translates to MKEPSKGTDWIPQPVYEADGSGAITYTNPSGFQVTGYTPRDLERGVSILELLAPQQRDVAASRIGRILAGEQLPPYEYTIRRRDGSEFPALIYSNPFTTAEGKPGLRGIMIDISELRETEKNLQRNQALLMAVSEHALDSIFCKNLEYRYTFVSRAMAELVGRPAGEIVGRTPVEVFGEAMGVIISEVDAACARGETVSAVRTLEIQGATRTFHTIQTPILSADGAVSGICGIVRDVTESQRREALLRHSEARFRSLFNNASVGMALVDPQGRVVEANEADCRFLGYGRGELIGMRASRFIHPDDIAIDRDLYQELLRGERDSYSVDKRYLRKDGTVVWGRLSVSLIPEDEWDQRYTVVVCEDIDERRRMEEQLRHYEKTQAIGQMAGGIAHDFNNQLGGILCFADLLRRGVADRPRLEAYAGKIVESVRHSATLTSQLLAFARRERLRMEVVDVNRLISETVAILERTLDKAIAIDRRLEAKSPCIRGSFSHLQNVLFNLAFNARDAMTRGGTIRFATRDSAWSEEKRRCPDPDLAPGQYLVLEISDTGTGIPPRDLGRIFEPFFTTKEKNKGTGLGLSAAYGTVKSHGGSIFASSTMGEGSVFTILLPSVPGPDRKGSVPPAETREEGGERVLLVDDEDIVREGLAESLERSGYRVTSCRSGEEALAAFERGPGEFDVTVMDMVLPGIGGREVWERIREVRPDLKCVFISGWSGGDRWPEGELVTKPFATADLIRAIKRTLGEPPLSPPDP, encoded by the coding sequence GTGAAGGAACCGAGCAAAGGAACCGATTGGATCCCGCAGCCGGTCTATGAGGCCGACGGCTCCGGCGCCATTACCTATACCAATCCCAGCGGGTTCCAGGTTACCGGTTACACTCCCCGCGATCTGGAACGGGGCGTTTCCATACTCGAGCTGCTGGCCCCTCAGCAGCGGGATGTAGCCGCCTCCCGGATCGGCCGTATCCTCGCCGGCGAGCAGCTGCCCCCTTACGAATACACCATCCGGCGCCGGGACGGGAGCGAGTTCCCCGCCCTGATCTATTCCAATCCTTTCACCACCGCCGAAGGAAAGCCGGGTTTGCGCGGAATCATGATCGACATCTCCGAACTGCGGGAGACGGAAAAGAACCTGCAGCGCAACCAGGCCCTGCTTATGGCGGTTTCGGAACATGCGCTCGACTCCATTTTCTGCAAGAACCTCGAATACCGCTACACCTTCGTCAGCAGAGCGATGGCGGAACTCGTCGGCCGTCCCGCCGGCGAGATCGTGGGAAGGACCCCCGTCGAAGTTTTCGGAGAAGCGATGGGGGTGATCATCTCCGAAGTCGACGCCGCCTGCGCCCGGGGGGAAACGGTGAGCGCGGTCCGAACGCTGGAAATCCAGGGCGCGACCCGGACCTTCCACACCATCCAGACTCCCATCCTGAGCGCCGACGGAGCCGTGAGCGGGATCTGCGGAATCGTCCGGGACGTTACCGAGAGCCAGCGCCGGGAGGCGCTTCTGCGGCACAGCGAAGCCCGGTTCCGTTCCCTCTTCAACAACGCCTCCGTGGGCATGGCCCTGGTCGATCCCCAGGGGCGGGTGGTGGAGGCCAACGAAGCCGATTGCCGTTTTCTCGGGTACGGGCGCGGAGAGCTGATAGGCATGCGGGCCTCCCGGTTCATACATCCCGACGATATCGCCATCGACCGCGATCTTTACCAGGAACTGCTTCGGGGCGAACGGGACAGTTACAGCGTCGACAAGCGCTACCTGCGCAAGGACGGAACGGTGGTCTGGGGGAGGCTGAGCGTCTCGCTGATTCCGGAGGACGAATGGGACCAGCGCTATACGGTGGTTGTCTGCGAAGACATCGACGAACGCCGGCGGATGGAGGAACAGCTGCGGCATTATGAAAAGACCCAGGCGATCGGGCAGATGGCGGGAGGGATCGCCCACGACTTCAACAACCAGCTGGGCGGCATACTCTGCTTCGCCGACCTCCTCCGCCGGGGCGTGGCCGACCGTCCCCGCCTGGAAGCCTACGCCGGGAAAATCGTGGAGAGCGTTCGTCATTCGGCGACCCTCACCTCCCAGCTGCTGGCGTTCGCCCGCCGCGAGCGCCTGCGGATGGAGGTCGTGGACGTCAACCGGCTGATCTCGGAAACGGTCGCCATACTGGAGAGGACGCTGGACAAGGCCATCGCCATCGACCGGCGTCTGGAGGCGAAATCCCCCTGCATCAGGGGGAGTTTTTCCCATCTGCAGAACGTCCTCTTTAATCTCGCCTTCAATGCCCGCGACGCCATGACCCGCGGGGGGACGATCCGGTTCGCGACCCGGGATTCGGCCTGGAGCGAGGAAAAGCGCCGTTGTCCCGACCCCGACCTGGCTCCGGGTCAGTACCTGGTTCTGGAAATTTCGGACACCGGAACCGGCATTCCCCCCCGGGACCTGGGACGGATCTTCGAACCGTTCTTCACCACCAAGGAGAAGAACAAGGGGACCGGCCTGGGTTTGTCCGCGGCTTACGGCACGGTGAAAAGCCACGGAGGCTCGATCTTCGCTTCCAGCACCATGGGGGAGGGGAGCGTCTTCACGATCCTGCTCCCCAGCGTTCCCGGCCCGGACCGGAAGGGCTCGGTTCCGCCGGCCGAGACCCGGGAGGAGGGCGGCGAACGCGTTCTTCTGGTCGATGACGAAGATATCGTCAGGGAAGGCCTGGCGGAAAGCCTCGAGCGTTCCGGCTATCGGGTGACTTCCTGCCGAAGCGGGGAGGAAGCCCTGGCGGCGTTCGAGCGCGGTCCGGGAGAGTTCGATGTGACGGTGATGGATATGGTGCTTCCGGGAATCGGGGGCCGGGAAGTCTGGGAACGCATACGGGAGGTCCGCCCCGATTTGAAATGCGTCTTCATCTCCGGGTGGTCCGGCGGCGACCGGTGGCCGGAGGGGGAATTGGTGACCAAGCCTTTCGCGACCGCGGACCTGATTCGGGCGATCAAGCGGACGTTGGGGGAGCCGCCGCTCTCCCCTCCCGATCCCTGA